GGCGCGCAGTGCCGTCGAGTCCGTCCGCCTTCCGTTCCGCTACGTCGCCTATACGCCCCAGCTGCTGCCCTCGGCGTGGCATCCGCCCTTCATGATTCCCCTCACCCGCACGCCCCGCTGGTTCAACCGGCTCGGCTGGTGGGGCATGGGCGCCGTCTATGACAGGCTCCTGCTGCCGGTCCTCAACGAGCTGCGCCGCGGCCAGGGACTTCCCGCCCTCACGGATGTCATCCGCCAGGCCTTCCCCTCCGAGCCCGGCATGGTCCTGCTGGCCGCGGATCCGGAGCTGGCCCCGGCGCCGCCGGACCTCTCCGTGCACCAGGTGGGCGCCTTCCACCTCGCGGATCCCCGCCCGCTGCCCGCCGAGGCCGAGCGCTTCCTCGCCGAGGGCGAGCCCCCCGTCTACATCGGCTTCGGCAGCATGCCGGACGCGGCCCCGGAGCGGACCTCGCTGCTGCTGGCCGAGGCCGCCCGGCGCGCCGGCTGCCGTGCCCTGCTGTCCTCGGGCTGGGCCGGCCTGGGTGAGGGGAGTCTGGGCTCACACGTCCAGGTGGTGGGGCCGCTCTCGCATGGGGCGCTCTTCCCCCGGCTGGCGGGCATCGTCCACCACGGCGGCGCGGGCACCACCGCCGCGTCCACCCGCGCCGGTGTCCCCCAGCTCGTCGTTCCCCACATGTTGGATCAATTCATGAACGCGCGGTACGTGCACACCGCGGGCATCGGCCTGTCGCTCTCCCGCAATCGGCTCGGGGTGGAGCGGCTGGCGAGCGCCCTCCTCCGCCTGCGCGAGGACCCGGCGCTGCGTGCACGCGCCGCCCACGTCGGTGAGCGGGTGCGTGCGAGGAATTCCCTGGCGGCGGCCGTGGCCCTGCTCGAGCAGGCCGCGCGGGAGGGGCTCACTCCTCGGCCGTCACCGTCACTTCCAACGTGAACTCCCGGGACATCACCCGCTCGAGGTCATCCACCTCGTAGGCCGTCAGCGGCGTGCGCGAGGAGATGACCACCCAGCGCGTCCCCGGCGCCGCCCTCATGGCGAGGGTGTTTCCCGACAGCCTGCGGACCTCGGCCGGAGAGGGCAGGGGCGCCGCGGGCGCGGCCGGTGCGGGGGGCAGGGCCAGACGGCCCGGGACGTTCGCCTGCCGCGTGTGCAGCTCCACCATGTCCCGCTTGTGCTCGGGGATGCGCGAGGGCGGCGGCACGGAGGGCGGCACGTGCACCGCCTGGCGCGGCGCGTTCGCGTGGCTCAGCCGCTCCAGCGCCCGGGCCACCTCGTTGTCCCTCGGGTCGAGCTCCAGCGCCACCTTCAACGCCGCCCGCGCCCTCGCCTCGCACCCCAGCTGCAGCAACAGCTCCGCCGCCGTCCGGTACGAGCTGATCGCCTTCTGCCTGTCTCCCGCCCGCCTCCACGCCTCGGCGTGGCGCACGTACAGGTGGGGATCCCTCGGCTCCAGCTCCAGCAGCTTCCCGTAGGTGCGCGCGCACTCGGTGAACTTCCGTCTCGAGTACAGGTCCAGCGCTTGTTCCTTCAGCTCCCGCACACCCATCACTCCACCCCCACCACCGCCCCGAGTACCACCCCGCCACCGATCACTCCCGGGCGTCACAAGCATGGGCCGTGCCGGAGGGACACGGCGCTCCACCTCAGGGCAATTCCAGCGCCTCCGGGTTCAATCCGCCTTCCCAGTCCCTGTAAGAAAGGAGGGGAGCCCCGTTCCACCCTGTAAATCCCGGCCCCCCATGTCCCAGCCCTCG
The sequence above is drawn from the Archangium gephyra genome and encodes:
- a CDS encoding glycosyltransferase, producing MRVLVVACGTRGDFQPMLALATALRDAGHEVLLGATPTFASEAAALGVPFAPVGVDFQRMLAEHRAQLDHDNPLAAIRLMNRVMPEVIRAEWHSLLPLLPGQQLVVAGGAALSARSAVESVRLPFRYVAYTPQLLPSAWHPPFMIPLTRTPRWFNRLGWWGMGAVYDRLLLPVLNELRRGQGLPALTDVIRQAFPSEPGMVLLAADPELAPAPPDLSVHQVGAFHLADPRPLPAEAERFLAEGEPPVYIGFGSMPDAAPERTSLLLAEAARRAGCRALLSSGWAGLGEGSLGSHVQVVGPLSHGALFPRLAGIVHHGGAGTTAASTRAGVPQLVVPHMLDQFMNARYVHTAGIGLSLSRNRLGVERLASALLRLREDPALRARAAHVGERVRARNSLAAAVALLEQAAREGLTPRPSPSLPT
- a CDS encoding tetratricopeptide repeat protein; translated protein: MGVRELKEQALDLYSRRKFTECARTYGKLLELEPRDPHLYVRHAEAWRRAGDRQKAISSYRTAAELLLQLGCEARARAALKVALELDPRDNEVARALERLSHANAPRQAVHVPPSVPPPSRIPEHKRDMVELHTRQANVPGRLALPPAPAAPAAPLPSPAEVRRLSGNTLAMRAAPGTRWVVISSRTPLTAYEVDDLERVMSREFTLEVTVTAEE